The Nocardioides sp. S5 genome includes a window with the following:
- a CDS encoding ANTAR domain-containing protein gives MELLPESREALDEYVTPSLDDVEALLRVIEGWAVRAVPECVALSVTLLDEDLTFTLVDDATASGARRTAEAASTPSGTAEPAEDAYALDERGWAEMARERAFSGIESTVCLPVVEHGRAVLNIDLYASTAHAFRDRIDGLVEALGAWQAGAVTNADLGFDTLRRAEAAPEQLREQRLVDVAVGLVAARAGVTTDDALALLRQGATAAGISEGQAATVARTLLS, from the coding sequence ATGGAGTTGCTGCCCGAGAGCCGCGAAGCCCTGGACGAGTACGTCACGCCGTCGCTCGACGACGTCGAGGCGCTGCTGCGGGTCATCGAGGGCTGGGCCGTGCGCGCGGTGCCCGAGTGCGTGGCCCTCAGCGTCACGCTGCTCGACGAGGACCTGACCTTCACGCTGGTCGACGACGCGACCGCCAGCGGCGCGCGGCGGACCGCCGAGGCCGCGTCGACGCCCAGTGGCACGGCGGAGCCCGCCGAGGACGCGTACGCCCTCGACGAGCGTGGCTGGGCCGAGATGGCCCGCGAGCGCGCCTTCAGCGGCATCGAGAGCACCGTGTGCCTGCCCGTGGTCGAGCACGGACGCGCGGTCCTCAACATCGACCTCTACGCCTCCACCGCCCACGCCTTCCGCGACCGCATCGACGGCCTCGTCGAGGCGCTCGGCGCCTGGCAGGCCGGGGCGGTGACCAACGCCGACCTCGGCTTCGACACGTTGCGGCGGGCCGAGGCGGCCCCCGAGCAGCTGCGCGAGCAGCGTCTCGTCGACGTCGCCGTCGGCCTGGTCGCCGCGCGTGCGGGCGTCACCACCGATGACGCGCTCGCGCTCCTGCGCCAGGGCGCGACCGCCGCCGGCATCTCCGAGGGCCAGGCGGCGACCGTGGCCCGCACGCTGCTGTCGTGA
- a CDS encoding GAF and ANTAR domain-containing protein — protein sequence MTEFADLAQAMGSAGADQDRLVLAVEAAVELIGACAHASVTLNRRGECFTLAGSSEVPSLVNKLQNEVGEGPCHAMDRDEETIISTDLARDQRWPAWGVRVHEELGLGSSMSLLIFTARGSYGTLSLYAERPRAFSADDLATAQALAGHLAVSMAASREIDGLGVALASRTVIGQAEGIVMERLGVDSDQALAYLKRVSSYTNTKLVDVALALVRTRQLPDAGAQS from the coding sequence GTGACCGAGTTCGCCGACCTGGCGCAGGCCATGGGATCGGCCGGCGCCGACCAGGACCGGCTGGTGCTGGCGGTGGAGGCTGCGGTCGAGCTGATCGGGGCGTGCGCGCACGCCAGCGTGACGCTGAACAGGCGCGGTGAGTGCTTCACCCTCGCCGGGTCCAGCGAGGTCCCCTCGCTGGTCAACAAGCTGCAGAACGAGGTGGGCGAGGGACCCTGCCACGCCATGGACCGCGACGAGGAGACGATCATCAGCACCGACCTCGCGCGGGACCAGCGCTGGCCGGCGTGGGGCGTGCGGGTCCACGAGGAGCTCGGGCTCGGGTCGTCGATGTCGCTGCTGATCTTCACCGCGCGCGGCTCCTACGGCACGCTCAGCCTCTACGCCGAGCGCCCACGTGCGTTCTCGGCCGACGACCTCGCGACCGCGCAGGCGCTGGCCGGCCACCTCGCGGTGTCGATGGCCGCCAGCCGCGAGATCGACGGGCTCGGGGTGGCGCTGGCCAGCCGGACCGTGATCGGGCAGGCCGAGGGCATCGTGATGGAGCGCCTGGGCGTCGACTCCGACCAGGCGCTGGCCTACCTCAAGCGGGTCTCGTCCTACACCAACACCAAGCTGGTCGACGTCGCCCTCGCCCTGGTGCGCACCCGTCAGCTGCCCGACGCCGGCGCCCAGTCCTGA
- a CDS encoding PPOX class F420-dependent oxidoreductase: MAPTIATNTDVGLEELLDFVRPRHHMVLITRRADGSPQASPVAGGVDDSGRIVIATYPQRAKTKNARRRPGVSVLVLSDDWDDAWVQVDGSCEVLDAVDGDEALDGFVEYFRTIAGEHSDWEEYRAAMVSQGKSLLRITPTRWSTVSTGGFPPEVAG; encoded by the coding sequence ATGGCACCCACCATCGCGACCAACACCGACGTCGGGCTCGAGGAGCTGCTGGACTTCGTCCGGCCCCGCCACCACATGGTGCTCATCACCCGGCGCGCCGACGGGTCCCCGCAGGCCTCGCCGGTCGCCGGCGGCGTCGACGACAGTGGCCGGATCGTCATCGCGACCTACCCGCAGCGCGCGAAGACGAAGAACGCGCGCAGGCGCCCCGGGGTGTCGGTCCTGGTGCTCTCCGACGACTGGGACGACGCCTGGGTGCAGGTCGACGGCAGCTGCGAGGTGCTCGACGCCGTCGACGGCGACGAGGCGCTCGACGGCTTCGTGGAGTACTTCCGCACCATCGCCGGCGAGCACTCGGACTGGGAGGAGTACCGCGCCGCGATGGTGTCCCAGGGCAAGTCGCTGCTGCGCATCACCCCGACCCGCTGGAGCACCGTGTCGACCGGTGGTTTCCCGCCCGAGGTCGCCGGGTGA
- a CDS encoding class I SAM-dependent methyltransferase, which produces MTETLAFGPLTIAFDDRVLRPREWTAAQSEWAAELMRTAPDGPVLELCAGAGHIGLLAVAASDRRLVCVDASAVACDFARDNARDAGMSDRVEVREARLETALADDEVFPVVIADPPWVPRAETRRFPEDPLSAIDGGDDGLDVARACLRVVAEHLAPGGSAVLQLGTVAQATALVHEECFTDGTLTMPELRQHDRGVLARIDRTG; this is translated from the coding sequence ATGACCGAGACGCTGGCCTTCGGCCCGCTCACCATCGCCTTCGACGACCGGGTCCTGCGACCGCGCGAGTGGACCGCGGCCCAGTCCGAGTGGGCCGCCGAGCTGATGCGCACCGCACCCGACGGTCCCGTGCTGGAGCTGTGCGCCGGCGCGGGGCACATCGGGCTGCTCGCGGTGGCCGCGAGCGATCGGCGGCTGGTGTGCGTGGATGCCAGCGCGGTCGCGTGCGACTTCGCACGCGACAACGCCCGCGACGCCGGCATGTCCGACCGGGTCGAGGTCCGCGAGGCCCGCCTCGAGACCGCGCTCGCGGACGACGAGGTCTTCCCCGTCGTCATCGCCGACCCGCCGTGGGTGCCCCGCGCCGAGACCCGCCGCTTCCCCGAGGACCCGCTGAGCGCCATCGACGGTGGCGACGACGGGCTCGACGTGGCGCGCGCGTGTCTGCGCGTGGTCGCCGAGCACCTGGCGCCCGGAGGCTCAGCCGTCCTCCAGCTCGGGACCGTCGCGCAGGCCACGGCCCTGGTGCACGAGGAGTGCTTCACCGACGGGACGCTCACCATGCCGGAGCTGCGCCAGCACGATCGCGGCGTGCTCGCCCGCATCGACCGGACCGGCTAG
- a CDS encoding GAF and ANTAR domain-containing protein, whose protein sequence is MTEQFHHELVGAVRRLDAADGTPHTLEELVEITPEFFSAADYVGVSIIEHGRLRTPAASHERLRELDEWQYELGEGPCREAIRQHCTVRVDDLATDPRWPTWGATMVEELGIRSSLSFRLFTRDDHSWGALNVYSRTPHAFSDDDVVHGQVVAAMSAVALARSLNDEQLAMALESRTVIGQATGIIMERYGLDEKRAFDVMRRISSHENVKLRDLAARVVAQRGLPDHPLEGGGDPARV, encoded by the coding sequence ATGACCGAGCAGTTCCACCACGAGCTCGTCGGCGCCGTGCGCCGGCTCGACGCGGCGGACGGCACCCCGCACACGCTCGAGGAACTCGTCGAGATCACCCCGGAGTTCTTCTCCGCGGCCGACTACGTCGGCGTCTCGATCATCGAGCACGGTCGGCTGCGCACGCCGGCGGCCTCGCACGAGCGGCTCCGCGAGCTCGACGAGTGGCAGTACGAGCTGGGCGAGGGGCCGTGCCGCGAGGCGATCCGCCAGCACTGCACGGTCCGTGTCGACGACCTCGCCACCGACCCGCGCTGGCCGACGTGGGGCGCCACGATGGTCGAGGAGCTCGGGATCCGGTCGAGCCTGAGCTTCCGGCTCTTCACCCGTGACGACCACTCGTGGGGCGCGCTCAACGTCTACTCCCGGACCCCGCACGCCTTCTCCGACGACGACGTCGTCCACGGGCAGGTCGTCGCGGCGATGTCGGCGGTCGCGCTGGCCCGCTCCCTCAACGACGAGCAGCTGGCGATGGCGCTGGAGTCCCGGACCGTGATCGGCCAGGCGACCGGCATCATCATGGAGCGCTACGGCCTCGACGAGAAGAGGGCCTTCGACGTGATGCGGCGCATCTCCTCGCACGAGAACGTCAAGCTGCGCGACCTCGCCGCCCGGGTGGTCGCCCAACGCGGGCTGCCCGACCATCCGTTGGAGGGTGGCGGGGACCCGGCGCGGGTGTGA
- a CDS encoding iron-containing redox enzyme family protein yields MRLPKPRGVLSEWLAARLAEPGHAGAAPAPDSWDDESISLWTLHELSFRGFEDADERAEWDPDLLGVRRDLEEALEERLRSRWSEAGGGAAQRGMDVPDALEALVADDDGPSLADHVRRHADRDQVLELLRQRSVYHLKESDPSAFVVPRLPVRAKAALMALQFDEYGDGDPNRLHSHLFARGLEAVGLRAEYGAYVEDATTENLEMNNAGALFGLHRRLRGAAMGHLAAFEMTSSLPSRKMVQGLDRLGLTGAMSDYYDEHVEADAVHEHLAARDICGTLAEDEPDQAEDILFGAFTCLDVEARFAADMLGAWGVEG; encoded by the coding sequence GTGAGGCTCCCCAAGCCTCGCGGCGTGCTGAGCGAGTGGCTGGCCGCCCGCCTCGCGGAGCCGGGTCACGCCGGCGCCGCCCCCGCGCCCGACTCCTGGGACGACGAGTCCATCTCGCTCTGGACGCTGCACGAGCTGTCCTTCCGCGGCTTCGAGGACGCCGACGAGCGCGCGGAGTGGGACCCCGATCTGCTCGGCGTGCGTCGCGACCTCGAGGAGGCGCTCGAGGAGAGGCTGCGCTCGCGGTGGTCCGAGGCCGGTGGCGGTGCCGCGCAGCGCGGGATGGACGTGCCCGATGCCCTCGAGGCTCTCGTCGCCGACGACGACGGTCCGTCGCTGGCCGACCACGTCCGTCGCCACGCCGACCGCGACCAGGTGCTCGAGCTGCTGCGCCAGCGCTCGGTCTACCACCTCAAGGAGTCCGACCCGTCGGCCTTCGTGGTCCCGCGGCTGCCGGTGCGCGCCAAGGCAGCGCTGATGGCCCTGCAGTTCGACGAGTACGGCGACGGCGACCCCAACCGGCTCCACTCCCACCTCTTCGCGCGCGGGCTCGAGGCCGTCGGGTTGAGGGCCGAGTACGGCGCCTACGTCGAGGACGCCACCACCGAGAACCTCGAGATGAACAACGCCGGAGCCCTCTTCGGCCTGCACCGCCGCCTGCGCGGTGCGGCCATGGGTCACCTGGCCGCGTTCGAGATGACCAGCTCCCTGCCGTCGCGCAAGATGGTGCAGGGGCTCGACCGGCTCGGCCTCACCGGCGCGATGTCGGACTACTACGACGAGCACGTCGAGGCCGACGCCGTCCACGAGCACCTCGCGGCCCGCGACATCTGCGGCACCCTGGCCGAGGACGAGCCCGACCAGGCCGAGGACATCCTCTTCGGCGCCTTCACGTGCCTCGACGTCGAGGCACGCTTCGCCGCCGACATGCTGGGCGCGTGGGGGGTCGAGGGATGA
- a CDS encoding zinc-dependent alcohol dehydrogenase, with protein sequence MKAVTWQGRQDMQVIDVPDAVVEDPTDVVVEITSTGLCGSDLHLYDPLTPFMTEGDVVGHEPMGIVREVGSAVQTLEVGDRVVVPFNISCGSCWMCDRGLFSQCETTQNRDTGTGASLFGYSKLYGQVPGGQAELLRVPFADALPIKVPHGPTDDRFLFLSDVLPTAWQAVEYADVEDGGTLLVVGAGPIGDMAARIAMHRGLRVIAVDSVRERLARLHGRGAETIDHTEVDGIGDRVRELTDGRGADAVIDAVGMEAHGSPVAETAQKALAFLPKKVQEKLMLNAGSDRLAALMSAIDAVRRGGTISISGVYGAPTDPLPMFQLFDKQVQIRMGQANVHRWSDDILALLQQEDDVLGVETFATHHLPLEDAPEAYRKFRDKEDGMVKVVFTP encoded by the coding sequence ATGAAGGCAGTCACGTGGCAGGGCAGGCAGGACATGCAGGTCATCGACGTCCCGGACGCGGTGGTCGAGGACCCGACCGACGTGGTCGTGGAGATCACCTCGACCGGGTTGTGCGGGTCCGACCTGCACCTGTACGACCCGCTCACGCCGTTCATGACCGAGGGCGACGTCGTCGGCCACGAGCCGATGGGCATCGTGCGCGAGGTCGGTTCGGCGGTGCAGACGCTCGAGGTCGGCGACCGTGTCGTCGTGCCGTTCAACATCAGCTGCGGCTCGTGCTGGATGTGCGACCGTGGCCTGTTCAGCCAGTGCGAGACGACGCAGAACCGCGACACCGGCACCGGCGCGAGCCTCTTCGGCTACAGCAAGCTCTACGGCCAGGTCCCCGGCGGCCAGGCCGAGCTTCTGCGCGTCCCGTTCGCCGACGCGCTGCCGATCAAGGTCCCGCACGGCCCCACCGACGACCGGTTCCTCTTCCTCTCCGACGTCCTGCCCACCGCATGGCAGGCGGTGGAGTACGCCGACGTCGAGGACGGCGGCACCCTGCTGGTGGTCGGCGCCGGCCCGATCGGCGACATGGCCGCGCGCATCGCGATGCACCGCGGCCTGCGTGTCATCGCCGTCGACTCAGTCCGCGAGCGCCTCGCCCGCCTGCACGGCCGCGGCGCGGAGACGATCGACCACACCGAGGTCGACGGCATCGGCGACCGGGTGCGTGAGCTGACCGACGGCCGCGGCGCCGACGCTGTCATCGACGCGGTCGGGATGGAGGCGCACGGGTCGCCCGTCGCCGAGACCGCCCAGAAGGCGCTCGCCTTCCTGCCCAAGAAGGTGCAGGAGAAGCTCATGCTCAACGCCGGGTCCGACCGGCTCGCCGCCCTGATGAGCGCGATCGACGCCGTGCGCCGAGGCGGAACGATCAGCATCTCCGGCGTCTACGGCGCACCGACCGACCCGCTGCCGATGTTCCAGCTGTTCGACAAGCAGGTGCAGATCCGGATGGGCCAGGCCAACGTGCACCGCTGGAGCGACGACATCCTCGCCCTTCTCCAGCAGGAGGACGACGTGCTCGGCGTCGAGACCTTCGCGACGCACCACCTGCCCCTCGAGGACGCCCCGGAGGCCTACCGGAAGTTCCGCGACAAGGAGGACGGCATGGTCAAGGTGGTGTTCACCCCGTGA
- a CDS encoding FAD-dependent oxidoreductase codes for MTSLWLDRATAVADDALPAPDETLHTVVVGAGLTGLTTALLLARAGLRVACVEAREVGAVTTGRTTGKVSLLQGTHLSRIRRHRSQAVAAAYVEANREGMEWLLRFCDDHGVDVQRRTAVTYAATTTELDSVRTEHRAAASTDLPVSWHDRLDVPFPHVGATVLHDQAQLDAMDVLHALALQLREHGGTLHQHRRVTSVSLTGEPAVHLEGGEVLRAAQVVLATGTPVLDRGLHFARLEPQRSYALALAGGGPLEGMYLSGGSDSRSLRDAPGDVLVVGGSGHVVGRTDSELEHLDALRTWSATYFPDAVETHHWSAQDYSAPDGVPVVDRLPGSRGRIHVASGYEKWGMTNAVAAARTISGDILGSVPPWARTLHGRRPSVTGLGEVARINLGVAGALAAGAARVARERLPGAGAAATARECGVVGVCTHLGGLLNWNDAEESWDCPLHGSRFTREGDVLEGPATQPLRRRRPDRP; via the coding sequence GTGACCTCGCTCTGGCTGGACCGCGCCACGGCGGTCGCGGACGACGCGCTGCCGGCGCCGGACGAGACGCTCCACACGGTCGTCGTGGGCGCCGGGCTGACGGGGCTGACGACCGCGCTGCTGCTCGCCCGCGCGGGCCTGCGCGTCGCGTGCGTGGAAGCCCGCGAGGTCGGCGCCGTCACCACCGGGCGCACGACGGGCAAGGTCTCGCTGCTCCAGGGCACCCACCTGTCGCGCATCAGGCGCCACCGCTCGCAGGCGGTCGCCGCGGCCTACGTCGAGGCCAACCGCGAGGGCATGGAGTGGCTCCTGCGGTTCTGCGACGACCACGGCGTCGACGTGCAGCGCCGCACGGCGGTGACGTACGCCGCCACGACCACCGAGCTCGACTCCGTGCGCACCGAGCACCGGGCAGCAGCCTCCACGGACCTGCCCGTGTCGTGGCACGACCGGCTCGACGTGCCGTTCCCGCACGTCGGGGCGACGGTGCTGCACGACCAGGCCCAGCTCGACGCGATGGATGTGCTGCACGCCCTCGCGCTGCAGCTGCGCGAGCACGGCGGCACCCTGCACCAGCACCGCCGCGTCACCTCGGTCTCGCTGACCGGCGAGCCGGCAGTGCACCTGGAGGGCGGTGAGGTCCTGCGTGCCGCGCAGGTCGTCCTGGCGACGGGGACCCCGGTGCTCGACCGCGGGCTCCACTTCGCGCGGCTGGAGCCGCAACGCTCGTACGCCCTCGCGCTGGCGGGCGGTGGACCGCTGGAGGGGATGTACCTCTCCGGCGGCTCGGACTCGCGCTCGCTGCGGGACGCGCCAGGCGACGTGCTCGTCGTCGGCGGCAGCGGCCACGTCGTGGGTCGCACCGACTCCGAGCTCGAGCACCTCGACGCCCTGCGGACGTGGAGCGCGACCTACTTCCCCGACGCCGTCGAGACCCACCACTGGTCCGCGCAGGACTACAGCGCCCCCGACGGCGTGCCGGTCGTCGACCGGCTGCCGGGCTCGCGCGGGCGCATCCACGTCGCCAGCGGCTACGAGAAGTGGGGCATGACCAACGCGGTCGCGGCCGCTCGCACCATCTCCGGCGACATCCTCGGCAGCGTGCCGCCGTGGGCCCGGACCCTCCACGGCCGCCGGCCCAGCGTGACGGGGCTCGGCGAGGTCGCGCGGATCAACCTCGGGGTGGCCGGCGCCCTCGCCGCCGGTGCGGCGCGGGTCGCCCGCGAGCGGCTGCCCGGAGCGGGTGCCGCCGCGACCGCCCGCGAGTGCGGCGTGGTGGGCGTGTGCACCCACCTCGGCGGGCTGCTGAACTGGAACGACGCGGAGGAGTCGTGGGACTGCCCGTTGCACGGCTCGCGCTTCACGCGCGAGGGTGACGTGCTCGAGGGTCCGGCGACCCAGCCGCTCAGGCGCCGCAGACCAGATCGGCCTTGA
- a CDS encoding response regulator transcription factor yields MERHPAPAARHIKVAILDESELVVHGLRTMLDPHAAIVSVVPHRAGEPAPLCDLTLYEPSRRAAGARSAPKRFPTRMVAYGWDCSPEVVSTEMSRGAAGFVSKWLPARRLVWNLLQIADGRTVVDAWSGQPEATRPGTEKWPLTQRETEVLSMIASGKANRDIAEETNLSINSVKSYIRGAYSKIEVTSRSQAVLWAIQHGLLVPGESATDNLRVSHPARV; encoded by the coding sequence ATGGAACGACACCCTGCACCGGCCGCCCGACACATCAAGGTGGCGATCCTCGACGAGAGCGAGCTCGTCGTCCACGGACTGCGCACCATGCTCGACCCCCACGCCGCCATCGTCTCCGTGGTGCCCCACCGCGCCGGTGAGCCCGCCCCCCTGTGCGACCTGACCCTCTACGAGCCCTCCCGCCGTGCGGCCGGAGCGCGCTCGGCGCCCAAGCGCTTCCCGACCCGCATGGTGGCCTACGGCTGGGACTGCAGCCCCGAGGTCGTCTCGACCGAGATGTCGCGCGGCGCCGCGGGCTTCGTCAGCAAGTGGCTGCCCGCCCGCCGCTTGGTGTGGAACCTGCTCCAGATCGCCGACGGACGCACCGTCGTCGACGCCTGGTCCGGACAGCCCGAGGCGACCCGCCCGGGCACGGAGAAGTGGCCGCTCACCCAGCGCGAGACCGAGGTGCTCTCGATGATCGCCTCCGGCAAGGCCAACCGCGACATCGCCGAGGAGACCAACCTCAGCATCAACTCGGTGAAGTCCTACATCCGCGGCGCCTACTCCAAGATCGAGGTCACCTCGCGCTCGCAGGCGGTCCTCTGGGCCATCCAGCACGGCCTGCTCGTCCCGGGCGAGTCGGCCACGGACAACCTGCGCGTGTCCCACCCCGCCCGGGTCTGA
- a CDS encoding NAD(P)H-dependent oxidoreductase — translation MSESTANLSCLVLNCTLKPSPAGSSSELLGSQVLSAFAALGVRGAMERVVDHDVRFGVSADEGHGDAWPALRQQVLDADILVLVTPIWLGQPSSVAKMVLERLDAELSETDDEGRLLTFGKVAGVGVVGNEDGAHHVSAELFQALADVGFTVPAQAATYWVGEAMQAVDYKDVSPTPDTTAGTTQVLARHAAHLARLLRTAPYPAGD, via the coding sequence ATGAGCGAATCCACTGCGAACCTGTCCTGCCTCGTCCTCAACTGCACCCTCAAGCCGTCTCCGGCCGGGTCGAGCTCCGAGCTCCTCGGGTCGCAGGTCCTCTCGGCGTTCGCGGCTCTCGGGGTCCGCGGGGCGATGGAGCGGGTCGTCGACCACGACGTCCGGTTCGGTGTCAGCGCGGACGAGGGGCACGGGGACGCCTGGCCGGCGCTGCGGCAGCAGGTGCTGGACGCCGACATCCTGGTCCTGGTGACGCCCATCTGGCTGGGCCAGCCCTCGTCGGTCGCGAAGATGGTGCTCGAGCGTCTCGACGCGGAGCTGTCCGAGACCGACGACGAGGGACGGCTGCTGACGTTCGGCAAGGTGGCGGGCGTCGGAGTGGTCGGCAACGAGGACGGCGCTCACCACGTGAGCGCAGAGCTGTTCCAGGCGCTGGCTGACGTCGGCTTCACCGTCCCGGCGCAGGCCGCGACCTACTGGGTGGGGGAGGCCATGCAGGCGGTGGACTACAAGGACGTGTCGCCCACCCCCGACACCACCGCAGGCACCACGCAGGTGCTCGCGCGCCACGCCGCCCACCTCGCACGACTGCTGCGGACCGCGCCCTACCCGGCAGGGGACTGA
- a CDS encoding SRPBCC family protein yields the protein MTTVSRTFDVRPEPAVVVDYLKDFSNAEEWDPGTESCTRTDAGPVAVGSTWHNTSKIAGVSTELDYTLETLTADTIVLVGRNDSAVSTDTITVVPNPDGVGSRVTYEANIEMQGAAKLADPIMKVVFEKIGSDTEDDMTTVLNRLA from the coding sequence ATGACCACTGTGAGCCGTACGTTCGACGTCCGCCCCGAGCCCGCCGTGGTGGTGGACTACCTCAAGGACTTCAGCAACGCCGAGGAGTGGGACCCCGGCACGGAGAGCTGCACGCGCACCGACGCCGGACCCGTCGCAGTCGGGTCGACCTGGCACAACACGTCGAAGATCGCCGGCGTGAGCACCGAGCTCGACTACACCCTCGAGACGCTGACCGCCGACACGATCGTGCTCGTCGGGCGCAACGACAGCGCCGTCTCCACCGACACCATCACCGTGGTGCCGAACCCCGACGGCGTCGGCAGCCGGGTGACCTACGAGGCGAACATCGAGATGCAGGGTGCGGCCAAGCTGGCCGACCCGATCATGAAGGTCGTCTTCGAGAAGATCGGCAGCGACACCGAGGACGACATGACCACGGTGCTGAACCGCCTGGCCTGA
- a CDS encoding CDGSH iron-sulfur domain-containing protein, producing the protein MSARDFDHPDVVLVPHGPMLLRGAESVQDADGTVHPVERPVVALCRCEKSSRLPWCDGTHKVIPRGAPRT; encoded by the coding sequence ATGAGCGCGCGCGACTTCGACCATCCCGACGTCGTGCTGGTGCCGCACGGACCGATGCTGCTGCGGGGGGCCGAGTCGGTGCAGGACGCCGACGGGACCGTGCACCCGGTCGAGCGCCCGGTCGTGGCGCTGTGCCGGTGCGAGAAGTCGAGCCGGCTGCCGTGGTGCGACGGCACGCACAAGGTCATCCCGCGGGGCGCTCCCCGGACCTAG
- a CDS encoding HAD family hydrolase encodes MIAQQPSPPVVVLDLDGTLVDSVYQHVVAWQAAFHDVGRHVSAMRVHESIGMGGDRLVAHVAGDAAEGAVGDDVRTLHDKHFRAVLRSVAPLDGASDLVEALVAHGHPVTVASSSPADLVDDLLDLLDVRHRLSAVVTASDGAASKPAPDLVERAVARVGGGPAVVVGDAVWDALSAEAAGARCIGLRSGGVSAERLLSAGASWVHDGPRDLLEHLQEGPLRSH; translated from the coding sequence GTGATCGCCCAGCAGCCGTCCCCGCCCGTCGTCGTGCTCGACCTCGACGGCACCCTCGTCGACTCGGTCTACCAGCACGTCGTGGCCTGGCAGGCCGCCTTCCACGACGTCGGCCGGCACGTCAGCGCGATGCGGGTGCACGAGTCCATCGGCATGGGCGGCGACCGCCTGGTCGCCCACGTGGCAGGCGACGCAGCAGAGGGCGCGGTCGGCGACGACGTGCGGACCCTGCACGACAAGCACTTTCGCGCCGTGCTGCGCTCGGTCGCGCCGCTCGACGGCGCCTCCGACCTCGTGGAGGCCCTCGTCGCGCACGGGCACCCTGTCACCGTTGCGTCGTCGTCCCCGGCCGACCTCGTCGACGACCTCCTCGACCTGCTCGACGTACGCCATCGCCTGTCCGCCGTCGTGACGGCCTCCGACGGCGCCGCCAGCAAGCCGGCCCCCGACCTGGTCGAGCGGGCGGTCGCGCGGGTCGGCGGCGGTCCGGCCGTCGTGGTGGGCGACGCCGTGTGGGACGCGCTGTCCGCCGAGGCCGCGGGTGCACGCTGCATCGGGCTCCGCAGTGGAGGCGTCAGCGCCGAGCGGCTGCTCTCGGCGGGTGCTTCCTGGGTGCACGACGGCCCGCGCGACCTGCTCGAGCACCTCCAGGAGGGCCCGCTCCGCTCGCACTGA
- a CDS encoding rhomboid family intramembrane serine protease: MTGTPTAREPAWKAAALLTAGFVVVLWVLEVFDAATGNPLDSYGVRPRDEDGLVGVAVAPMLHFGFDHLTSNTVPVAVLGFLTLATGIGRGILATAIIWVVGGLGVWLVAPSGSIHAGASILIFGWIVFLVVRGLLNRRPTEILIGVAVFLLYSSALLGVLPGQPGVSWQGHLFGAVGGFVAARVLTTRARGESSVTY, translated from the coding sequence GTGACAGGGACGCCGACCGCACGCGAGCCCGCCTGGAAGGCGGCCGCCCTGCTCACAGCCGGCTTCGTCGTGGTCCTGTGGGTGCTCGAGGTCTTCGACGCGGCCACCGGCAACCCGCTCGACTCCTACGGCGTGCGCCCGCGGGACGAGGACGGGCTCGTCGGCGTCGCGGTTGCGCCGATGCTGCACTTCGGCTTCGACCACCTGACCAGCAACACGGTCCCCGTGGCGGTGCTCGGATTCCTGACGCTGGCCACCGGGATCGGCCGCGGGATCCTCGCCACGGCCATCATCTGGGTCGTCGGCGGGCTCGGCGTCTGGCTCGTCGCCCCGTCCGGCAGCATCCACGCCGGCGCATCGATCCTGATCTTCGGCTGGATCGTCTTCCTGGTCGTGCGCGGTCTGCTCAACCGCCGTCCCACCGAGATCCTCATCGGCGTCGCCGTGTTCCTGCTCTACAGCAGCGCCCTGCTCGGCGTGCTGCCCGGGCAGCCGGGCGTCTCCTGGCAGGGGCACCTGTTCGGCGCGGTCGGCGGGTTCGTCGCCGCGCGGGTCCTCACCACCCGCGCCCGCGGTGAGTCGAGCGTCACGTACTGA